A genomic stretch from Pararhizobium sp. IMCC21322 includes:
- a CDS encoding TIGR02466 family protein encodes MSKIDSLFVTRLYRAPLSEFGKSPDTAELEASCLSIAVDDEAGQNWCEENDFPGYTSYASLADLPWRFPAFKDLVKALDKHVAAFAKDLQFDLGDKKIKLDSMWINILPTGGVHTSHIHPHSVISGTTYVAMPDGASAIKFEDPRLPMMMAAPGRKPKARNELRSFIYVAPKVGDVLLWESWLRHEVPLNMADDDRISVSFNYGWE; translated from the coding sequence ATGTCAAAAATTGATTCACTTTTCGTCACCCGCCTTTACCGTGCGCCCCTGTCTGAATTCGGCAAATCGCCGGATACGGCTGAGCTGGAAGCCTCGTGCCTTTCTATAGCCGTGGATGATGAGGCAGGCCAAAACTGGTGTGAGGAAAACGACTTTCCGGGCTACACCAGCTACGCTTCGCTGGCCGATTTGCCATGGCGGTTTCCAGCGTTCAAGGATTTGGTGAAAGCGCTGGACAAGCATGTGGCGGCCTTTGCCAAGGATTTGCAATTCGACCTTGGCGACAAGAAGATCAAGCTGGATTCAATGTGGATCAACATTTTGCCGACGGGCGGTGTGCACACCTCGCATATCCACCCCCACAGCGTTATCAGCGGCACGACCTATGTTGCCATGCCTGATGGCGCCAGTGCCATTAAATTCGAGGACCCGCGCCTGCCGATGATGATGGCAGCGCCTGGCCGCAAGCCCAAGGCCCGCAACGAATTGCGCAGCTTCATTTACGTCGCGCCAAAGGTGGGCGATGTGCTGCTTTGGGAAAGCTGGTTGCGCCATGAAGTCCCGCTCAACATGGCAGATGATGACCGCATCAGTGTGAGTTTCAACTACGGTTGGGAATAG
- a CDS encoding dimethylsulfonioproprionate lyase family protein: protein MAEIESSADATHLQDHPDWVYLLQEFDAIYRMGSSGGSTIIRSHRKRVRDRLSNEVKSNPLIIKKPPVNLPVTAHLPRALDLGERGVMQGITRALRKVLGDLVWEYGYQKLPRSLVKKYAYCEVLGPNGPVKADNLIIGFVLFAPSTTYPQHNHPEIEESYISISGSWSENNSAVFSPGSLIFNTPGAKHRITTGDIDPCLLAYAWTGSRERLMGPDMNFSRK, encoded by the coding sequence ATGGCCGAGATTGAATCCAGCGCAGACGCTACGCACCTCCAAGATCACCCAGACTGGGTGTATTTGCTGCAAGAATTTGATGCGATTTATCGCATGGGTTCGTCGGGCGGCAGTACAATTATCCGCAGTCATCGCAAGCGGGTGCGCGACAGATTATCAAATGAGGTGAAGTCAAACCCCTTGATCATCAAGAAACCTCCCGTCAATTTACCTGTTACAGCCCATTTACCGCGCGCTCTGGATCTGGGTGAACGCGGCGTAATGCAAGGGATTACGCGCGCACTCAGAAAGGTTCTTGGAGATCTGGTGTGGGAGTACGGGTACCAGAAGCTTCCAAGGTCATTGGTCAAAAAATACGCTTATTGCGAAGTCCTTGGTCCCAACGGCCCTGTGAAAGCTGACAATCTGATCATCGGATTTGTTCTATTTGCACCCTCGACGACATACCCCCAGCACAATCATCCTGAAATCGAAGAAAGCTATATCTCGATCTCGGGATCCTGGTCAGAAAACAATTCTGCTGTGTTTTCTCCGGGCTCGCTTATCTTCAACACGCCTGGCGCCAAGCATAGAATAACCACAGGCGACATTGATCCATGCCTTTTGGCATATGCCTGGACTGGGTCAAGGGAACGACTGATGGGACCAGACATGAATTTCTCAAGGAAATAA
- a CDS encoding LysE family translocator, with amino-acid sequence MTYETWIAFTIASLIVVLIPGPNIVLTVNYAIRDGKRSGLATIPGVVAGAFIAMSLSLAGAGALLATSAYLFSLLKLAGAMYLIWLAYSLWTAPVEGATADGSAEQKPLKSLFWQSFLISVLNPKGPAFYLAFVPQFVSATGSSFQQFAILIATFLVVATINSLFWLFFASSMREQFRKPKAMKILNRIGASCLFVAGVMTVRATRTT; translated from the coding sequence ATGACTTACGAGACCTGGATAGCCTTTACGATAGCCAGTTTGATTGTCGTCCTCATCCCCGGTCCCAACATCGTTCTGACTGTTAACTACGCGATCCGGGACGGAAAACGATCTGGATTGGCAACCATTCCCGGCGTCGTGGCCGGAGCATTTATCGCTATGTCTTTGTCCCTTGCCGGTGCAGGGGCGCTTTTGGCGACATCAGCCTACCTGTTTTCGCTGCTCAAACTGGCGGGCGCGATGTATCTCATCTGGCTGGCATATTCTCTCTGGACCGCCCCTGTCGAGGGAGCCACTGCAGATGGAAGCGCTGAACAAAAACCATTAAAATCGCTATTTTGGCAGTCCTTTCTGATCAGTGTTTTGAATCCCAAAGGTCCAGCTTTCTACCTGGCATTTGTTCCTCAATTCGTAAGCGCAACCGGATCAAGCTTTCAGCAATTCGCAATTCTCATTGCAACTTTTCTTGTTGTGGCAACCATCAACAGCCTCTTCTGGCTATTTTTTGCAAGCAGCATGCGAGAGCAGTTCCGGAAACCAAAGGCAATGAAGATACTTAATCGTATCGGCGCAAGTTGCCTGTTTGTGGCCGGAGTGATGACGGTACGAGCAACGCGGACGACCTGA